A single genomic interval of Megalobrama amblycephala isolate DHTTF-2021 linkage group LG15, ASM1881202v1, whole genome shotgun sequence harbors:
- the LOC125246997 gene encoding intelectin-like — protein sequence MSTQCQIIASSDVGHHQMQDMSVWHVPNNMVMENWSTASILRYHTENCFLTLHGGNLLNLFKKFPVRFGIGTCTIDNGPAIPVVYDTGNMDSIKKLYGPNSREIFVPGFITFRVFNTETAAMAICSGVKPTGCHTEHFCIGGGGHFPEGVPKQCGDFTSFDWDGYGTNTGWSASKEITEAAVLLFYH from the exons ATGTCCACACAATGTCAAATTATAGCATCATCAGATGTTGGTCATCATCAGATGCAGGATATGTCTGTGTGGCATGTTCCTAATAATATGGTGATGGAAAACTGGAGCACTGCCTCCATCCTGAGATACCACACTGAAAATTGCTTCTTAACTCTACACGGAGGAAACCTTCTCAATTTATTCAAG AAATTCCCTGTGAGGTTTGGAATCGGGACTTGCACCATTGACAATGGACCTGCTATTCCAGTAGTGTATGATACTGGAAATATGGATTCTATTAAAAAACTGTATGGACCTAATTCAAGAG aaatATTTGTGCCTGGATTCATCACATTCAGAGTCTTCAATACTGAAACGGCAGCCATGGCAATTTGTTCGGGCGTTAAACCAACCGGTTGTCACACTGAACAT TTCTGTATTGGTGGAGGTGGACACTTTCCTGAGGGGGTCCCTAAACAGTGCGGGGACTTTACGAGTTTTGACTGGGATGGCTATGGTACTAATACAGGATGGAGTGCTTCCAAAGAGATAACTGAAGCAGCTGTACTTCTTTTTTATCACTGA